Proteins encoded within one genomic window of Marasmius oreades isolate 03SP1 chromosome 4, whole genome shotgun sequence:
- a CDS encoding uncharacterized protein (MEROPS:MER0032443) has translation MRLQVFLALAALQLVNCAPISHDEILANVAKNLRLLSLEDGADPVWKTEVELMRAGKHFFDVTETYELEQNPPAVENFESFATYPSPSHQTRVKPILSTISVSNMESSLSSLTAFNNRYYRSSTGADASNWILSKVKSITLGRSDITASLFTHSWVQSSVIVKIAGTTASSPVTILGSHLDSINLNNPTSGRAPGADDDGTGTVNLIEILRALVASGYKPSTPLEFHWYSGEEAGLLGSQAIATSYANSRVNVKAFIQLDMTGYFKPGSKEVIALETDYIDAGLNTFLRSIIGSYSSLPVANDTPCGYACSDHASWYKAGYPTAFPFEAVTGNDSPVIHTSSDTTAYSGFSWSHSLEFAKVALAAAYELTV, from the exons ATGAGGCTCCAGGTCTTCCTTGCGCTCGCTGCTCTGCAACTTGTCAATTGTGCGCCTATTTCTCACGACGAGATTTTGGCCAATGTCGCAAAGAATCTTCGCCTTCTTAGCTTAGAGGACGGAGCTGATCCTGTGTGGAAGACCGAAGTTGAGCTGATGCGCGCGGGGAAACACTTT TTCGATGTTACCGAGACCTATGAACTTGAACAAAATCCGCCGGCGGTGGAAaattttgagtcctttgcTACAT ATCCTTCCCCTTCGCACCAGACTCGAGTCAAGCCGATATTGAGCACAATCTCGGTTTCAAATATGGAGTCttcgctttcttctcttaCCGCTTTCAACAACCGTTACTATCGGTCTTCTACCGGTGCCGATGCCAGCAACTGGATCCTGAGTAAAGTCAAGAGT ATAACTTTGGGACGCTCTGATATCACTGCTTCACTATTCACCCACAGTTGGGTACAATCTAGTGTGATCGTTAAAATTGCCGGAACCACTGCTTCTTCTCCGGTTACGATTCTTGGTAGCCATCTGGATTCGATCAACTTGAACAATCCGACCAGTGGAAGAGCTCCGGGAGCGGATGATGACGGTACAGGTACAGTGAACCTCATCGAGATTCTTCGTGCTTTGGTTGCTTCTGGTTACAAACCCAGTACTCCTCTTGAATTCCATTGGTATTCTGGTGAGGAAGCCGGCCTTCTGGGATCCCAAGCGATTGCTACCAGTTACGCAAATTCGAGAGTCAATGTCAAAGCATTCATTCAGCTTGATATGACCGGATA TTTCAAACCGGGTTCGAAGGAGGTCATCGCGCTTGAAACCGATTACATCGACGCCGGATTAAACACCTTCTTGAGAAGCATTATTGGCTCCTACTCATCTCTTCCTGTTGCCAATGATACACCG TGCGGCTACGCTTGCTCTGATCATGCGAGCTGGTACAAAGCTGGATATCCAACTGCTTTCCCCTTTGAAGCAGTCACTGGTAATGATAGTCCTGTCATCCACACTAGCTCGGACACCACAGCCTACTCTGGGTTTTCGTGGTCTCACTCGCTTGAATTTGCGAAGGTAGCTCTTGCGGCTGCGTACGAACTTACCGTATAA